From a region of the Syngnathoides biaculeatus isolate LvHL_M chromosome 2, ASM1980259v1, whole genome shotgun sequence genome:
- the bin2a gene encoding bridging integrator 2a, translated as MAGRSSPKGSTGDFAKKCQRRLSRGKEKVLQKFGKSEETRDDQFEHYVQEFDDQQADGNKLYKDLRNYVEAVRDMREASRRLSQSFFDVYESDWVGQEDVGAIVEGEDLLWNDYEVKLLDQAVRTMESYTGQFLDVREKVAKRGRKLVDYDSTRHHLESLQMAKKRDDIKINKAEEEMNGTKCVYEGINNELKKELPALHESRIGCYVTVFSAISSLRDIFYKEMRTLNMDLHNVVKELQAQHPDKVFSVKGMQRYGSLRRRTLISPKAWKSSFSEFHRSYNPKSGQRFSFRSPEKPRHSTLSRESSAVAVSPLSPPLENTNLESRGSSRIKIHDLCEQEDAGEAENKPVSEKEVTDPEKGEGLKEEEEAGAKSPANSQEKQVDRPPSESSCELNNSCDSDSLELQLTAEDDAPLHINDMGHSHDAPKANGMENGDVPGFDSEEMGKAASADSKSTEV; from the exons ACCGGAGACTTTGCCAAAAAATGCCAAAGACGGCTGAGCAGAGGCAAAGAAAAG GTCCTGCAGAAATTTGGGAAGTCAGAAGAGACCAGGGAtgatcaatttgaacattatgTACAAGAGTTTGACGACCAACAG GCTGATGGCAACAAACTCTACAAAGACCTGAGGAATTATGTAGAAGCAGTCAGAG ATATGCGAGAAGCCTCGAGACGTCTTTCGCAGTCCTTCTTCGATGTTTACGAAAGCGACTGGGTGGGACAAGAAGACGTCGGCGCTATAGTGGAG GGGGAGGACCTCCTCTGGAATGACTACGAGGTGAAGCTGTTGGACCAGGCCGTTCGGACCATGGAGTCCTATACGGGCCAGTTCCTCGACGTCAGG GAAAAAGTGGCCAAAAGGGGGAGGAAACTGGTGGACTACGACTCAACCCGTCACCACCTGGAGTCTCTGCAGATGGCGAAGAAAAGAGACGACATCAAAATTAACAAG GCAGAAGAAGAGATGAATGGTACCAAATGTGTCTACGAAGGAATCAATAATGAGCTGAAAAAGGAGCTCCCTGCGCTGCATGAaag ccgcATTGGATGCTACGTGACCGTCTTCTCTGCAATATCAAGTTTACGGGACATCTTCTATAAGGAAATGAGAACA CTCAACATGGATCTGCACAATGTGGTGAAGGAACTGCAAGCCCAGCATCCAGACAAAGTGTTTTCTGTCAAGGGAATGCAGAG GTATGGCTCCCTGAGGAGACGAACCCTGATTTCCCCCAAGGCTTGGAAGTCCAGCTTCTCTGAGTTCCACAGGAGCTACAACCCCAAAAGTGGCCAAAGATTTAGTTTCAGATCCCCGGAGAAACCTCGCCACAGCACTCTGTCCAGAGAGAGTAGCGCCGTCGCAGTCTCTCCGCTGTCACCTCCTTTGGAGAACACCAATTTGGAGTCGAGGGGCTCAAGCCGCATCAAGATACACGATCTTTGTGAACAAGAGGATGCTGGGGAAGCTGAAAACAAGCCCGTGTCAGAAAAAGAAGTCACCGATCCCGAGAAGGGTGAGGgtttgaaagaagaagaagaggctggAGCCAAGAGTCCCGCAAATTCGCAAGAGAAGCAAGTCGACCGTCCACCGAGCGAGAGCAGCTGCGAGCTCAACAACTCGTGTGACTCCGACAGTTTGGAGCTCCAGCTGACCGCAGAAGACGACGCTCCACTGCACATCAACGACATGGGCCACAGCCACGACGCTCCCAAGGCCAACGGAAtggagaacggggacgttcccGGGTTCGACTCTGAGGAGATGGGCAAG gCAGCCTCGGCAGACTCCAAGAGCACAGAGGTCTAA